From the Deinococcus radiophilus genome, one window contains:
- a CDS encoding alpha/beta fold hydrolase produces MNRRKLLTTLVLLSGVTLVGAATAQAQNNAAIEAVRPLRPAVSGELRTLELPGFGTVHYYASEGGEGRPLILTHSVNAAASTYEMKPLWDAYAGQRPVYSLDWPGFGQSDRPDTRYSAELMSQALLALVAELDTEVDVVSLSLGSEFAARAALEEPRIRSLALISPSGLGEPRGSSQEATQEDGGARAYERLSRFEDPLYGLIRSRPSIHYFLSRSFRGDVPRDLVQYAWESSRQEGAVNAPLYFLSGQLFSRDGYGELYSKLEIPVAVLYDRDAFVSFERLPQFDTKSNVAAVRIPGTDGLPQWEQPDAVTDVLDQFWAQVR; encoded by the coding sequence ATGAACAGACGTAAACTGCTGACCACGCTGGTGCTGCTAAGCGGCGTGACCCTGGTTGGAGCCGCGACGGCGCAGGCTCAGAACAATGCCGCGATTGAGGCTGTGCGCCCCCTACGCCCCGCCGTTTCGGGCGAGCTGCGTACGCTGGAGCTGCCCGGTTTCGGTACGGTGCACTACTACGCCAGCGAAGGCGGTGAGGGCCGCCCGCTGATCTTGACCCACTCGGTCAATGCCGCTGCTAGCACCTACGAGATGAAGCCGCTGTGGGATGCCTACGCAGGTCAGCGCCCGGTCTACTCGCTGGACTGGCCCGGCTTTGGGCAGTCGGACCGCCCGGATACCCGCTACTCTGCCGAGCTGATGAGCCAGGCGCTGCTGGCCCTGGTCGCGGAGCTGGACACCGAGGTCGACGTGGTGTCACTCTCGCTGGGCAGCGAGTTCGCCGCCCGTGCCGCGCTGGAGGAACCGCGTATCCGCTCGCTGGCCCTGATCAGCCCCAGCGGCCTGGGCGAGCCGCGTGGAAGCAGTCAGGAGGCGACGCAGGAGGACGGCGGAGCCCGTGCCTATGAGCGCCTGAGCCGGTTCGAAGACCCGCTGTACGGCCTGATTCGCAGCCGGCCGAGCATTCATTACTTTCTGAGCCGGTCTTTTAGAGGGGACGTGCCCCGCGACTTGGTGCAATACGCCTGGGAGAGCAGCCGCCAGGAGGGCGCGGTCAACGCGCCGCTGTACTTCCTGAGCGGGCAGTTGTTCAGCCGCGACGGCTACGGCGAGCTGTACTCCAAGTTGGAGATTCCGGTAGCAGTGCTGTATGACCGTGATGCCTTCGTTTCCTTTGAGCGCCTACCACAGTTTGACACCAAGTCAAACGTGGCTGCTGTACGTATTCCCGGCACCGACGGCCTGCCACAGTGGGAGCAACCAGACGCTGTAACGGACGTGCTGGACCAATTCTGGGCGCAGGTGCGCTGA
- a CDS encoding dipeptidase, which translates to MTQADLSTHLDRDAAQQELFELLRIPSVSSDSTRRADMGRTAEYLRAKLATLGFSARVDQTPGHPVVYAERLDAPGQPTVLVYGHYDVQPEDPVEEWVSPPFEPEVREGRIYARGATDDKGQAYAHVRGAELLLSQGELPVNLKFLLEGEEEIGSPNLEPYLEAHREELACDVIVISDGSRFAKDVPTVTYGLRGIAYVEVRVQGASRDLHSGSYGGAAPNPINALCEIIAGLKDDQGRITVPGFYDSVVPLTEEEREMWAGLPHSDEQFAASIGATSLPGEEGYSTLERIWGRPTLDVNGIWGGFQGEGAKTVIAAKAGAKVSCRLVPGQDPADITRKLQEFIPTLAPQGVQVEVIDHHGGDPVKFDLSSPFIKAADRALARVYGKPAAFGRTGGSIPIVADFARILGAPVLLVDLGVNEDGLHSPNESFSQEDYFNGILTSAYLMQEIGGVQG; encoded by the coding sequence ATGACCCAAGCTGACTTGTCCACTCATCTTGACCGTGACGCCGCCCAGCAGGAACTGTTCGAACTGCTGCGCATTCCGTCGGTCAGCTCCGACAGCACCCGCCGGGCCGACATGGGCCGCACCGCCGAGTACCTGCGCGCCAAGTTGGCCACCCTGGGCTTCAGCGCCCGCGTAGACCAAACCCCCGGCCATCCGGTGGTCTACGCCGAGCGCCTGGACGCTCCCGGCCAGCCGACGGTGCTGGTCTATGGTCACTACGACGTGCAGCCCGAAGATCCGGTCGAGGAGTGGGTCAGCCCGCCTTTCGAACCAGAAGTCCGCGAAGGCCGCATCTATGCCCGTGGCGCCACCGACGACAAAGGCCAGGCCTACGCCCATGTGCGAGGCGCAGAGCTGCTGCTCTCGCAGGGCGAATTGCCAGTCAACCTCAAGTTCCTGCTGGAAGGCGAAGAAGAAATCGGCAGCCCCAACCTGGAGCCCTATCTGGAGGCCCACCGCGAGGAGCTGGCCTGCGACGTGATCGTGATTTCCGATGGCAGCCGCTTTGCCAAGGACGTGCCCACCGTGACCTACGGCCTGCGCGGCATTGCCTATGTGGAGGTGCGCGTGCAGGGGGCCAGCCGTGACCTGCACTCCGGCAGCTACGGCGGCGCCGCTCCCAACCCGATCAACGCACTGTGCGAGATCATCGCGGGCCTCAAGGATGACCAGGGCCGCATCACCGTACCTGGCTTTTATGACAGCGTGGTCCCTCTTACCGAAGAGGAGCGTGAAATGTGGGCTGGCCTGCCGCACTCCGACGAGCAGTTCGCCGCCAGCATCGGGGCCACGTCGCTGCCCGGCGAAGAGGGCTACTCCACCCTGGAGCGCATCTGGGGCCGTCCCACGCTGGACGTGAACGGTATCTGGGGCGGCTTCCAGGGCGAAGGGGCCAAGACCGTGATCGCCGCCAAGGCCGGAGCCAAGGTGTCGTGTCGCCTGGTGCCGGGTCAGGACCCCGCCGACATCACCCGGAAGTTGCAGGAATTTATCCCCACCCTGGCCCCCCAGGGCGTACAAGTCGAAGTGATCGACCATCACGGCGGCGATCCCGTCAAGTTTGACCTGAGTAGCCCCTTTATCAAAGCGGCAGACCGCGCCCTTGCGCGGGTGTACGGCAAGCCCGCCGCCTTCGGACGCACCGGGGGCAGCATTCCCATCGTGGCGGACTTTGCCCGCATTCTGGGCGCGCCGGTGCTGCTGGTGGACCTGGGCGTCAACGAGGACGGTCTGCACAGCCCCAACGAGTCCTTTTCGCAGGAGGACTACTTCAATGGCATCCTGACCAGTGCTTACCTGATGCAGGAGATCGGTGGGGTGCAGGGTTGA
- a CDS encoding nitroreductase family protein, giving the protein MPETVPDTRALTPQQVRDFFGAHRTVRQYRTQDGQPIPLPEDHLDAVLYAAQRAPTHSTSQLYSIIQVQGPAQRAELAELAGNAHIATAGAAFVLCADLHRIGQILALDGTAVGDWADVANHFAVGDAVMAGQNLLTAAEMLGYQGCWIGGVLNNLPQIAEVLELPAGVLPFSALTIGLPDEQAPYRPRLHREVVVHTDRYRLPERAEMEANIEHMNPIAARGDRPGDWARLLRMYWGAGGAMEKRQPDLQAVKRRQGLG; this is encoded by the coding sequence ATGCCTGAAACTGTACCTGACACCCGAGCCCTAACGCCCCAGCAGGTCCGTGATTTTTTCGGTGCCCACCGGACGGTGCGCCAGTACCGCACGCAGGACGGCCAGCCGATTCCGCTGCCCGAAGACCATCTGGACGCTGTGCTGTACGCCGCGCAGCGGGCCCCGACCCACTCCACTTCACAGCTGTATTCGATTATTCAGGTACAGGGCCCGGCCCAGCGCGCCGAGTTGGCGGAGCTGGCTGGCAATGCCCACATTGCCACTGCCGGAGCGGCCTTCGTCCTATGCGCCGACCTGCACCGCATCGGTCAGATTCTGGCGCTGGACGGCACAGCAGTGGGTGACTGGGCCGACGTGGCCAATCATTTTGCGGTGGGTGACGCCGTCATGGCCGGACAGAACCTGCTGACTGCTGCCGAGATGCTGGGCTACCAGGGTTGCTGGATCGGGGGCGTGCTGAACAACCTGCCGCAGATCGCGGAAGTGCTGGAACTGCCCGCTGGGGTGTTGCCGTTTTCGGCGCTCACCATCGGCCTACCGGACGAGCAGGCTCCTTACCGCCCCCGCCTCCACCGTGAAGTGGTTGTCCATACGGACCGCTACCGCCTGCCGGAGCGCGCCGAGATGGAGGCCAACATTGAGCACATGAACCCGATTGCGGCGCGTGGAGACCGCCCCGGCGACTGGGCGCGGCTGCTGCGGATGTACTGGGGTGCAGGCGGGGCGATGGAGAAGCGTCAGCCGGACCTGCAGGCGGTCAAGCGGCGGCAGGGTTTGGGCTAG
- a CDS encoding 2'-5' RNA ligase family protein translates to MSGPSYLLALLPPDDVTERVVRWRERHGLHDAAAVPHITVKARSGLDADMDWQAAAQAALANHRPITFSFRAARIFPRGQALYLPVLGRGPVDLHLALLDAIRPAQRFGYEGPQMQPHLSVALARRGLDLAALLPDLQAEVADLAERPPHTAHQVALMRKPGPGGFYAVVDRWPLGEEKQREGTGLLGAQP, encoded by the coding sequence GTGAGCGGCCCGAGCTACCTGCTGGCCTTACTCCCTCCGGATGACGTGACGGAACGTGTTGTCCGCTGGCGCGAACGCCATGGGCTGCACGACGCGGCTGCCGTGCCACACATCACTGTCAAGGCGCGCAGTGGGCTGGACGCAGATATGGATTGGCAGGCGGCGGCTCAGGCAGCACTAGCCAATCATCGGCCCATAACATTCAGCTTCAGGGCGGCCCGTATCTTTCCACGTGGGCAAGCGCTTTACCTTCCCGTCCTCGGGCGTGGGCCGGTGGACCTGCACTTGGCGCTGCTGGACGCCATCCGTCCGGCGCAGCGTTTTGGCTATGAAGGCCCGCAGATGCAGCCACATCTCTCAGTCGCGTTGGCCAGGCGAGGGCTGGACCTCGCGGCGCTGCTTCCCGACCTCCAAGCCGAGGTAGCTGACCTGGCCGAGCGACCTCCCCACACGGCCCATCAGGTCGCCTTGATGCGTAAGCCGGGGCCCGGCGGCTTTTACGCTGTGGTGGACCGCTGGCCGCTGGGTGAGGAGAAGCAAAGAGAGGGGACCGGTCTTCTCGGTGCTCAGCCTTAG
- a CDS encoding LabA-like NYN domain-containing protein: protein MQFITPKPRVGIFIDTQNLYHSARDLLERTVNFETLLHTGADGRELVHAIAYTVEREGEATARPFIYKLSTLGFKVRRMNLTMHYVGDSGRPIYEGNWDMGMVADMVRLMDHLDIVVLGSGDGDFTDMVEVLQERGKRVEVLAFREHTAQKLIDAADRFIHLPDLPEALMPARRTKTDADTPESPEAE from the coding sequence ATGCAATTCATCACCCCCAAGCCCCGCGTGGGCATTTTTATTGACACCCAGAACCTTTACCACTCGGCGCGTGACCTGCTGGAACGCACCGTGAACTTCGAGACGCTGCTGCATACGGGCGCAGACGGGCGCGAGCTGGTCCATGCCATCGCCTACACCGTGGAGCGCGAGGGCGAGGCGACGGCGCGACCTTTTATCTACAAATTGTCCACACTGGGCTTTAAGGTGCGGCGCATGAACCTGACCATGCACTACGTGGGCGACTCGGGCCGCCCAATCTACGAGGGCAACTGGGACATGGGTATGGTGGCCGACATGGTGCGTCTGATGGACCACCTGGACATCGTGGTGCTGGGCAGCGGCGACGGCGACTTTACCGACATGGTGGAGGTCTTGCAGGAGCGCGGCAAGCGGGTGGAGGTGCTGGCCTTCCGCGAACACACCGCCCAGAAATTAATTGACGCCGCCGACCGCTTTATCCACTTGCCTGACCTGCCTGAAGCACTGATGCCTGCCCGCCGCACCAAGACCGACGCCGATACCCCGGAGTCGCCCGAGGCCGAATGA
- the purN gene encoding phosphoribosylglycinamide formyltransferase — translation MARLGFLASHGGSGARAIAQACARGDLAAQPAALISNNGSSSALAWAREEGLPAAHLSGTTHPDPDALDTAILGFLRQHSVDIVILSGYMKVLEPKVLAVYAGRILNIHPSLLPKFGGQGMYGDRVHQAVIDAGELESGATVHLVTAGLDEGPVLAQSNVPVLLTDTLEGLRNRVQATEGKLYVKALRRFLDEWERPGS, via the coding sequence TTGGCCCGACTGGGTTTCTTGGCGTCGCACGGGGGCAGTGGGGCGCGTGCCATTGCCCAGGCGTGCGCGCGGGGTGATCTGGCAGCGCAGCCTGCCGCGCTGATCAGCAACAATGGCAGTTCGTCGGCGCTGGCCTGGGCGCGCGAAGAAGGCCTGCCCGCTGCCCACCTGAGCGGCACCACCCACCCCGATCCGGATGCGCTGGACACGGCCATACTGGGCTTTTTGCGGCAGCACAGCGTAGACATCGTGATTCTCAGTGGCTACATGAAGGTGTTGGAGCCCAAGGTGCTGGCGGTTTATGCCGGGCGCATCCTGAACATTCACCCCAGTCTGCTGCCCAAATTCGGTGGCCAGGGCATGTATGGGGACCGGGTGCATCAGGCCGTGATTGACGCGGGTGAGCTGGAATCCGGGGCCACCGTGCATCTGGTCACTGCCGGATTGGACGAAGGCCCGGTTCTGGCGCAGAGCAACGTGCCCGTGTTGCTGACCGACACGCTGGAAGGCCTGCGGAACCGGGTACAGGCCACCGAAGG
- the queA gene encoding tRNA preQ1(34) S-adenosylmethionine ribosyltransferase-isomerase QueA gives MIDASLNVPDPDDILAALHFELPPERIAQSGAEPRDSARLLVAGEQPEHRIFRELPDLLRRGDLLVFNQSRVIPARVMARKPKVGDMGGGQVEVLLLREEEANVWSAYLKPARRAGNELWLGGPEGEGHRAEVVGVQEDGARLLRFAYDIKPHLEDIGRLPLPPYIDAGDSDERWRERYQTVYAREDGSVAAPTAGLHFTPELLARLDDLGVERCAVTLHVGAGTFRPIQGRVADHVMHAERYHISPETAAAINQAKAEGRRVVAVGTTTVRALESSVDAAGQVVSGEGDTQIFITPGQSVYVPDLLITNLHLPGSTLLLLVAAFAGTETIRAAYAEALREDYRFYSLGDAMLLHNIRP, from the coding sequence ATGATCGATGCCAGCCTGAACGTACCCGACCCGGACGACATTCTGGCAGCGCTGCACTTTGAGCTGCCACCAGAACGCATTGCCCAGAGTGGGGCCGAGCCGCGTGACTCGGCGCGGCTTTTGGTGGCCGGGGAGCAGCCAGAGCACCGCATCTTCCGCGAGTTGCCGGACCTGCTGCGGCGCGGCGACCTGCTGGTGTTCAACCAGAGCCGGGTGATTCCGGCCCGCGTGATGGCCCGCAAGCCCAAAGTGGGCGACATGGGAGGCGGCCAGGTTGAAGTGCTCTTGCTGCGCGAAGAGGAGGCGAATGTCTGGAGCGCCTACCTCAAACCCGCCCGCCGCGCCGGCAACGAGCTGTGGCTGGGCGGCCCAGAAGGCGAGGGCCACCGCGCAGAAGTGGTGGGTGTGCAGGAGGACGGAGCGCGGTTGCTGCGCTTCGCATACGACATCAAACCCCACTTGGAGGATATCGGACGGCTGCCGCTGCCGCCTTACATTGACGCCGGAGACAGCGACGAGCGCTGGCGCGAACGCTACCAGACGGTGTATGCCCGCGAGGACGGCTCGGTGGCGGCCCCTACGGCGGGGTTGCACTTCACGCCGGAGCTGCTGGCGCGACTGGATGACCTGGGCGTGGAACGCTGCGCTGTCACGCTGCATGTGGGCGCGGGAACCTTCCGCCCCATTCAGGGCCGGGTGGCTGACCATGTGATGCACGCCGAGCGCTACCACATCAGCCCTGAGACGGCGGCGGCCATCAACCAGGCCAAGGCTGAGGGCCGCCGGGTGGTCGCGGTGGGCACCACGACCGTCCGCGCGCTGGAAAGCAGCGTGGATGCGGCGGGGCAAGTTGTCAGCGGGGAGGGCGACACCCAGATTTTCATCACGCCCGGCCAGTCGGTGTATGTGCCGGACCTGCTGATCACCAACCTGCATCTGCCGGGGTCTACCCTGCTGCTGCTGGTGGCGGCCTTCGCCGGAACCGAGACGATTCGGGCAGCTTATGCTGAGGCTCTGCGGGAAGACTACCGCTTTTACTCGCTGGGCGACGCCATGCTGCTACACAACATTCGCCCGTGA
- a CDS encoding PadR family transcriptional regulator, giving the protein MTKTLSDLLPLPDDERVLLLLGLLTEQDRHGYEINDFIERNLEAVIRLKKATAYGLLDRLEAHGLITSRAEAQPQRPMRRVFHLTDAGRAHFQMLLAAQLTQEEALIPTGNVPVMFVEHLDPAATLAALRSRLAATERRLEGYAARRVACTAGVGVAMERIERLTLADRDWLRDTVARLEGETESKPRHTLGESDAANR; this is encoded by the coding sequence GTGACGAAGACGCTTTCAGACCTCCTCCCGCTGCCGGATGACGAGCGGGTGCTGCTGCTGCTGGGGCTGCTGACCGAGCAAGACCGTCACGGCTATGAGATCAACGACTTTATCGAGCGCAACCTTGAAGCCGTGATCCGGCTCAAAAAGGCCACCGCCTATGGGCTGCTGGACCGCCTGGAAGCTCACGGCCTGATCACCAGCCGCGCTGAGGCCCAGCCGCAGCGGCCCATGCGCCGGGTGTTCCACCTCACGGACGCGGGCCGCGCTCACTTTCAGATGTTGCTGGCCGCACAACTGACCCAGGAAGAAGCGCTGATTCCTACCGGTAACGTTCCAGTGATGTTCGTAGAGCACCTGGACCCGGCGGCCACCCTGGCCGCCCTGCGCTCACGGCTGGCCGCCACCGAGCGCCGCTTGGAGGGTTACGCCGCCCGCCGCGTGGCCTGCACCGCCGGGGTAGGGGTGGCAATGGAACGTATCGAGCGCCTGACGCTGGCCGACCGCGACTGGCTGCGCGACACGGTGGCGCGGCTGGAAGGGGAGACTGAATCAAAACCCCGCCATACGCTGGGTGAGTCAGATGCTGCCAATCGTTAA